The DNA sequence AATGATTGATCCAACCCATTCATTGATGGCGATTCTCTCTCGTGTCCTCGAAACAGCAGGTCTACCTGTGATAATCTCCAGCAGTACAACCCCAAAGCTATAGACGTCACTCTTCTCATTGAACCTGTTTAGTTGTTTATACCTTCAAGCCAACCATGCAACTCAAGTTTAGTTGAGAAATAAATGTGATGAAGAGAAACTTCAGATCAGTTCGGATCAATGATCTGGGAAATGATTTGATGCAGGTCACATATTCATAAGAGCTTGAGATTTCATTATGAAAGAATGAATCATAATAGAACCGTAGTATGACATATTACTTACTCGGGTGCTAGGTAGCCAGGGGTTCCAGCAACACCTGTAACTATATGAGTCCCATCGCCTGCAGGGAAATTTCTAGAGAGGCCAAAATCAGAGAGTTTGGCTTGGAAATTTTTTGATAGCAAGATGTTTGTTGTTTTCACATCCCTATGGATCATAGGAGGTTTACAAGCATAGTGTAGATACTCCAATCCTgcatttcaaatattcaattgaTTTCACATTTTAGACAGAAGGAAATCAGATGGTAGCTAAGACATGAGTTGGAATATTGCTAACTATTTGCTTACCTTGTGCAGCGTCTGTTGCTACTTGAAGTCTACCGTCCCAAGTCAAGACATTTGAACTTTTATCTACATCCATAAAAACACAGAATAGCTCAAGCCTCCACAATCATAATGTTTGAGCAGAGTGTAGAatttacttaaaaaaatatatctcTAGTGTATAAAACTCAAAGCCCTGAAAATTTATTGGAGGACTGAGAATTTGCTAGTGACTAATTTCGATATTGCAGCTACTAAACCTGAAAGATATTCTTGTAAGTTTCCCCTGGCCATGTACTCATAAACGAGTCCTTTGTTGTTTTCATCATCACAATATCCTATAAGGCTAGTCAAGTTTGTATGATGAACCCTCATAAGAAGATTAACCTATAATCAAGAGGTGACAAACAAAAcatattatttgactatatatATGATTGACAAAAAATATAATGCATGcaatattgataggagcataattatgcaatattaataacgttaatctctatactttctttgttagtttagtgtattttcttgttatttacgttgtttacttgttttataggtattttgagcaaagaaggagaaaagaagtaaaagagggattgaaaagcaaaatcagcaaatctgcctgtgcagatcagtcgaATTCGACAGATCATTGAGACCAGCTCACAATGATCCATaaaatgatctttatattgatggaaagcctccgatgtctagtttccagatatttttacggcttgtcaatatcatttttctagaagaagttatagccgatttagtacaagaaggtcatGCTAagcgtgaatctgaggttggacgggaatttatgcttcgaggcccaaatcacaccaagaagcTGGAGGACGAGTTTCTGCTTCGTATTCCGACTTATGGTGGACAATTGGcatgatgtgaatggttggaataagtcatcaagttcaagagccaataggaaaactccacctaagtacgtgaaccctaattcttttaggttttggattcctagacaacaagaaagatgaaggcaacctctaagcatataaaaggagatcaatctgcagcagctctttctctcttcctccccgtctttgtttttttttttcttctatgttGAACTAACTCTTTAGTTAGGGGttgttgaagccccaaatcatgattgtaaacttGTTATGTCTTTCagttagttttgtttatctattggatgagaactgaatttctatcttcacattgatgattcctttgcatgttttctttggtgcgtaacttagattgcatgtttaggattctattgctaagaatgatcattgcctgtgCATTGCTTCGAGGGTTCCGTTGAGAATTCTAGAGTAGTACATTGTCTATAAGGCaagtgattaggttcctaggttaattgagacgcgtcgtactcaagatgccttgtgatgtctcgtttttctatTGCGTAATGATTTCtttgtgttaaatctagagttgcgtcaacctacattgcattttagaaaataggttaggtgtagagcgtctctcacctagcatacaagtaaggaaaaataataggTTAATTCAAGCGTTGagttaacttgagcatcttcatccatacataaatgaaattaggttgaacatgattagtttacttgattgattggtggtggatgcaattcctctaacttgttttatctttgataTATTTTCAAAACCTtgaatcaagtctttttattttcggagtcatttagtgtttcgtttttatttaattagttcgtcaaccaaaacaccttaaaaaattatcaaactttgtcagtAGTTAGTTTATCATGTCTAAAGTCTGTCTATAATTTTttgtgacatttagaatattttagagtcgtctgccagtcagatctttataactggacagtttaggtttaatttgttttgagtctttagattagtGATTCTCTTTCGGGAATGATCCCTACTtacctatactattttcgaTATTCTTGTAGGGTTAAGTTATAGGCATTTttatgcatctatttaggtgGATAGAAATAGCATATCACTTATCTCGACAAACTTGCCTCTGCGTGGAATTGTTCAAGCCCTCGACTTGAGGATGACGAAAGCAGCTTGATAGCTACTTGAGTGTTGTCATCTATGTAGCCATGATAAACAGTTCCAAACCCACCTTTGCCAAGAATCCTTTGTCTATTGTTAGTGATCTTGAGGATCTCTGAGTATGTGAACTGTCGTCGTGTTGGCCCAAGTTCCACTGACCCACTGGGGGGTTTTGCCCCCAAAACAGCTCCTAAGATCATAATCATAAAAAGTTGATGatgagcatatatatatatatatatatatatgaagaaaaTCTTGTACTACTATACTGCTTCACATTATTCTTATAATTTCTTTAGTTCTTGCAAGCGTTATTGCACAAATGTCTCCTATTTTTTGTTCTGCACAAGTCTTGATTCAGGATCTACAATTCTATCTCATATTTTTTAttgaaatacaaaaataaaatacaatctAACATATATTGGGAAGTCTCACCATGCTGTCTTTTCCTTTTCAGGTGCCAGAAGATAATTGCTACAATTAATAAGAGGATTGAAATGCCGATGATTGACCCTATTATGGGAATAACGAAACTCTGCTTCTTTTTTTTGCAAGAAACATTTCCAGATAGATTTGGATTGTCGCACAAACTGACATGAAAATGGTTGATAGCACGTGTAGTTACAATTTGATCAGTTGTAGGCACAAATACTGAAATTTCATCTATAATATTAGAAGCAGATGTTTTAATGCTGAACCATCTTCAGTTTTTGTGGAAAAACCTGaacattttattttatcatGAAATAAGAtatttgaaaatagaaataaccaaaaaaaaaaaaaaaactggtgcCTTGCATCTTCATCAATCTTAAGATCATATTTTTAGATTGAGTAAACACAAATTTGAATCAACAGGCCAAAAGAATACAGAAAATTCTATGGTACAGGTTTTCAACAAAACAAACCTTAATGATAGTAAACCATTTTTCGCTCTTTCATTAAGTTCATTTGGAACTGAGCCTGTGAGCTTGTTGTTCTCCAAGTTTCTGTAAAGGTAAAATTAAGCACTATAGCACAGTTCGTAACAAAATGGTTGAATTGCAGTTTTGCCAATATATATTTAACAACAAGACTCACAGGACATTTAAATTTGACATTTGAGACAAAAAGTCCGGAATTGGTCCTGTTAAGTTGTTGTTAGACAGGTCCCTGAAATCATAAGCAGCTCAATCAGATATCAACCAGCTAAATGAAATTCTGCCAAATGGAAATCTGACAATATTATGTTGTCTACCTTAGCAGTTATTTTTGTAACTTGTTAACGTTGATGACAATAAGACATATTTCTTTACTTACAAAGTCTGTATCATTTCGAGATTCCGTACAGAAGCATCTATTTCCCCTGTTAATCCACTCGATGACAAGTCCCTGCAGATTGCATGTTCCAGTACTCAGAGTTTACAAAGGCGTTTGTACTACAATAGAAATTTTCAGTAATTTTTTGGAAAATTTTTGGAAAACATATAGACTTACAAGTATATGATTCTCGGTGAATCATTTGGAGAATTGCTACAGTTTAGACCTTCCCATGAGTAATTCTTTGGGAAACATGGATCTCCTTGCCAATTCTTCTCAATTTTATATGCTACCTTGATATTTGTGATTGCATTCACTAGTATTTTCAGAATCAAACAGAAAATGTATCAAATCAATGAAATACGTAATGTACATAGGCACTTAATAGATAGCAATGAATTTAGGCTAGTGTAAGGGAATAATTACTAACCATCATCTTGGTTTGTTTCTTGTTCTGAGAATTCTTTTACTGTATAAATCTCGATGGCATTAAGGATAGGTTGAAGGTCAGAGTTGCCAGCTCCCTTTATGACTGAAAAGTTGTATTGTCCTCCACTCATTGCCTGAGTGCTCCAAACAGTAAATGTCTCCAAGTAACCAGGAGCAAATGGTCCATAAAACAGTTCTCCGTTCATGGTAATTTCAAGCTGTCTAGACTGGTTAGCTGAGAGTTCTTCAATTTCTGCAAAGTGCATGTAAACATAATATTCTGCATTTTCATCAGCAGGCAGCCAGAAGAAACTCAAGTCATCAGTTGCAAGTTTCGGCGTGGCAGCAGTACGCATAACATCAGATGCTGGCTGGTAAAAGTCGTTTTGATTGAGGTCAATGGTCGATGCGGTACTTAATTGTGTCCAATCTTCTCGGCTATGACTGTACCAGAATCGATCATGCATATCGAATGGATACCTATTAAAAGATCATATAACTTCCATTAGTATTCATCTCCGACATGTAAATTGATCAACAGTGGATCAATATATGTAAATATCTCATTACCTATATGCAGTTAGATTAGGTGCTATTTGACCTGTGTCCAGTCGTCTGTAAAGTGCCAAGGACCCTGTTTGTGTTTGATAAGTACTATTCGGCAAAGGCCTCAGTTCTATTGTTGATATAAACGGAACCCCGGATCCATTGTTCACCAGACAAACATGGATATAATTTCGGAGAGGGTCATGGATGAGCTCCTTGTGTATGGAATGGGATACATTCTCCACCTTCACTGAATCCCACAAATTTGTTCCAAGATGAAGGAGGAATGTTGGTAGTTCATCCTTGCCATCATAGTTCCCATACACGAAACTTGCTCTGATCAAATATCTGTCCCCACTTGTAACATTGATCTTGTAGCAGTTCCTGATTCCTTCAGGAAAGCTCCTGACACCCCAGTATGGCTGTTGATAATTATATTTTACATCACGCAAAACGAGCTTACTTTCACCGGTGTCTATGAAGCCTGTGTCAGAAATGTAGTTGATGCCTGTTGTCTTTTCAGTGTAGCTGGAGTTTTGAGTTCGGCCGCAATCTATGCTGATGAAGCCTGAGCATACAAGAGAGAGACATGCAACAATATTACACTTAATTAGCTTAAAAtatgttggaaaaaaaaaattagcatgcTTGAGCTATATATTTTACCGCAGATCGAATGCAGATATATCTCTGTCGTACCTGATTGATCATCCTGGGCATGGACTAGGAGTATAAGAGAAAAACCACCAAGCAGTGCAAAGAGGATTTGCTTCAGTGGAAGCAACATCATTACAGTTTGGAAGATGAGACGCAAATTAATCTGTTTTTGAAGACTATCCTTATAAGAAAAAAGCTATACgtacaacatatatatacacatccaAGTTGTTGACTCATTCAATCCTTGAAGAGTCATATTGTAATATGTCTTGACTAGTTGGTCTAAACACTAAATAAAATTGGACATATATACCTGTCCAATTGCATtagaaagaatttgagagagagaaagatgagTGGTAGTGAGTGTAATTTCTTAATTCATTAAAGTTCAAAATtgacattttgtttttaaatggGGTGAATGAGAACTCTAATTTGTTGGTAGGGggagtgaaatttttttttttgttggtaaaATTTAGACACTGagtcaaaataaaaaagaaaagcataggAAATAGTGAAATACCAGTTAAAGCTCAGCTGAGGTTCAATTCCTAGTTCCGCagatgaaacttttttttttttttgatcaagaagaaacttcattaataatgaactggataCAATGAGTTTTGGTACCATGAAACTTTGATCATCAATCTAAGAGTGAATGTTAGatctttattattttatttttttagtaaattaatattttCTACCATGAAAGTTGGAAATTAAGTTTCATACTCTCTGTTCAATTAAAGTTTAA is a window from the Rosa chinensis cultivar Old Blush chromosome 2, RchiOBHm-V2, whole genome shotgun sequence genome containing:
- the LOC112184639 gene encoding probable LRR receptor-like serine/threonine-protein kinase At1g51880 encodes the protein MMLLPLKQILFALLGGFSLILLVHAQDDQSGFISIDCGRTQNSSYTEKTTGINYISDTGFIDTGESKLVLRDVKYNYQQPYWGVRSFPEGIRNCYKINVTSGDRYLIRASFVYGNYDGKDELPTFLLHLGTNLWDSVKVENVSHSIHKELIHDPLRNYIHVCLVNNGSGVPFISTIELRPLPNSTYQTQTGSLALYRRLDTGQIAPNLTAYRYPFDMHDRFWYSHSREDWTQLSTASTIDLNQNDFYQPASDVMRTAATPKLATDDLSFFWLPADENAEYYVYMHFAEIEELSANQSRQLEITMNGELFYGPFAPGYLETFTVWSTQAMSGGQYNFSVIKGAGNSDLQPILNAIEIYTVKEFSEQETNQDDVNAITNIKVAYKIEKNWQGDPCFPKNYSWEGLNCSNSPNDSPRIIYLDLSSSGLTGEIDASVRNLEMIQTLDLSNNNLTGPIPDFLSQMSNLNVLNLENNKLTGSVPNELNERAKNGLLSLSLCDNPNLSGNVSCKKKKQSFVIPIIGSIIGISILLLIVAIIFWHLKRKRQHGAVLGAKPPSGSVELGPTRRQFTYSEILKITNNRQRILGKGGFGTVYHGYIDDNTQVAIKLLSSSSSRGLEQFHAEVNLLMRVHHTNLTSLIGYCDDENNKGLVYEYMARGNLQEYLSDKSSNVLTWDGRLQVATDAAQGLEYLHYACKPPMIHRDVKTTNILLSKNFQAKLSDFGLSRNFPAGDGTHIVTGVAGTPGYLAPEYKQLNRFNEKSDVYSFGVVLLEIITGRPAVSRTRERIAINEWVGSIIPKGDIDTIVDPRLKGIFNVSSAWKVVEIAMACVSPEANKRPTMSKVVGELKQCLETQLSQRNQRNSFEIVSHNGYSITMLRPSVR